From the genome of Corallococcus soli:
ACGCGGTCGGACAGCGCCAGCACCTCCTCCAGGTCCAGCGACACCATCACCACCCCCGCGCCCCGGGCCCTGGCCTCGCGCAGCCGCGCGTGCACCTGGGCCACCGCGCCGATGTCCAGCCCGCGCGTGGGCTGCACCACGACGAGCAGCTTCGGATCCGCGTCCAGCTCGCGCGCCACCACGACCTTCTGCTGGTTGCCGCCGGACATCGCCTGGAGCGCCATCGTCGGGTCGGGCGGGCGCACGTCGTAGGTGGTGAGCAGCTGGTTCGTGCGCTCGCGGCGTCCCTTGAAGTCCACCCAGGGCCCGCGCGCGAAGGGCGGCTGGCGGTGCCGGCCCAGCGCCACGTTCTCCTCCACGCTCATCGCCTTCACCACCGCGCGCGCCAGCCGGTCCTCGGGCACGTGCCCCACGCCGCGAGCCTTCGCCCGCGCCGGGGTGAGGCCCGTGAGGGGGCCTCCCAGCAGCGTGCCCTCGCCGCCGTCCAGGACGCGCAGGCCGGTGAGCACCTCGGCCAGCTCGCGCTGCCCGTTGCCGTCCACCCCGGCGATGCCGACGATTTCACCCGCGCGCACGGTGAGGCTCACGCCCTGGAGCGCCGGCCGGCCATTGTCACCCCGGGCCCGCAGGTCCTTCGCATCGAGCACGACCGGGCCCGCGGTGCTGGCGCCGGGCCCGCCGGCCTCGGAGGATGGGACGCCCGCCTCCGTGCTTCTCGCGTCGTGCGTGCCGGCCCCCGCTTCCACGGGGCCCGGGGCGGACGTCGCGGGCACGCCGGTCAGCGCCGCGCCGCGCGAGCCCTCGCCCACCATCAGCGACGCCAGCGCGGAGACGGTCGTCTCGGACGCGCGCACCTCGGCCACGGTGCGGCCCCGGCGCATCACCGCCACGCGGTCCGCCACGCCCAGCACCTCCTTCAGCTTGTGGCTGATGAGCACCACCGTGCGCCCCTGCTGGACGAGTCCGCGCATCACCTGCGCCAGCTCGTCCGACTCCTGGGGTGTGAGCACCGCCGTCGGCTCGTCCAGGATGAGCACCTGCGCGCCCCGGTGCAGCGCCTTGACGATCTCCACCTTCTGCTGCGACCCCACCGTGAGCGTGTCCACGCGCGCTCGCGGATCCAACTGGAACCCGAAGCGCTTCGCCGTGGCCGCCACCTCGTCACAGGCCCGGTCCAGGTCCAGCAGGCCGCGCCGGGTGGGCTCGCGGCCCAGCACCACGTTCTCCGCCACCGTCAGCGTGGGCACGAGCATGAAGTGCTGGTGCACCATGCCAATGCCCCGCGCGATGGCGTCGCGCGGGCTCTTGAGCCGCACGGGCTTGCCGTCCATCAGGAACGTGCCCGCGTCCGGGTGGTACAGCCCGTACAGCACGTTCATCAGGCTGGACTTGCCCGCGCCGTTCTCACCCACCACGGCGAGCAGCTCCCCCGGGACGATGTCCAGCGACGCGTCCTCCAGGGACACGCACGACCCGAAGCGCTTGGCGATGTGCTGGAGGGAGATCAGGGCGCGGCGACCTGGAAGGAGGACAGCTCCGCGGTCGTCCCCGGCACCGTGAGCTTCCCGGCGAGGATCTGCTGGCGCAGCGCCTCCACCTTCTGGAGCGCCTCCGCCTTGCCCGGGAAGTCCACGCGCACGTCGGCCATGCCCACGCCATTCTCCTTCAGGCCCAGCACCTGCTCGCCCGCCGTCAGCTTGCCGTCCACCAGGTCCTTCGCCGCCTGGTACACGGCCAGGTCGCTGTGCTTCACCATGGACGTGAGGATGGCGTCCGGCGCCAGGTGTGACTGGTCGGAGTCCACGCCAATGGCGAACACCGTCTTGCCCGCCGCGCGCGCCTCCTTCACCGCCTGGATGACGCCCAGCCCGTCCGTGCCCGCCGCGTGGAAGATGACGTCCGCGCCCTTGGCGATGAGGTCCTGCGCCACCTCCTTGCCCGACGACACGCTGTTGAAGCTGCCCGTGTACACGCCCATCAGCGCGTCCGCCGCCTTCGGGTTCGTGGTGCGCACGCCCGCGCGGTAGCCCACGTCGAAGCGCTTGATGAGCGGCACCTCGATGCCCCCCACGAAGCCCACCTTGTTCGTCTTCGTGACGAGCCCCGCCAGCGCGCCCACCAGGAAGCTGCCCTCCTGCTCCTTGAACAGCACGGTGCGCACGTTGGGCAGCGACTTCGCCTTGCCCTGCGCGTCCAGCAGCTGGCTGTCGATGAGCAGGAACCGGGCGTCCGGGTTCTCCGTGGCCACGTCACGCACCGCGTTGGCCAGCAGGTACCCGTTGCCGATGGTCAGCTTCGCGCCCTGCTCCACCAGCAACTGGAGGTTGGGGGCGTAGTCCTCCTGCGCCTTGCTCTGGAGCACCAGCGGCTGGATGGGCAGCGTCTTCACTTCCGGTGCGAGCGAGGCCAGGTCGGAGGAGATGGACTGACGCACCTCGCCAGCGGGGGCGTCCACGTACCGGCCGCCCTCGTACTTCTTGCCGGCCGCCCACAGCTCCAGGCCGCGCAGGGACGCGTCGTTGAACGAGTGGTCCCCGCGCCCGCCCACGTCGATGACGAGCCCCACGACCAGGGGCTTCGCCTCGGACGGCTTCGTGGCGGTGGCGGACGGGGAGGGGGCCTTGGGGGCCTCTTCCGTCTTCTTGGAGCAGGCGCACAGGAGCGCGGCCAGGGCGAGCACGTGGAATGGGCGGAGCATCATGGGCTGGCTATCTACCAGATGAAGCCCGCCCTTTCCCTTTCCGTGGGAGTGCATGGGGAGGGGACTTCCTGCTATGGCCCTGCCCCGTGCAACCCTACGAGCTCATCAAGGCCAAGCGCGACGGCGGCAGACTGGACCCGTCGGACATCCAGGCGTTCATCCAGGCGTACACCGCGGGCACCGTGGCCGACTACCAGATGGCCGCCATGTGCATGGCCATCTTCTTCAAGGGCCTGGACGCGCGCGAGCTGGGGGCCTGGGCCCGCGCCATGCTCAACTCCGGCGAGGTCCTGGACCTGTCCGACACGCCCGCCATCAAGGTGGACAAGCACTCCACGGGCGGCGTGGGCGACAAGGTGTCCCTGAGCCTCGCGCCCCTGGCGGCCGCCTGCGGCGTGCCCGTGCCCATGATCTCCGGGCGCGGCCTGGGCCACACCGGAGGCACCCTGGACAAGCTGGAGTCCATCCCCGGCTTCCGCGTGGACCTGTCCACCGCGGACTACCGCCGGCTGGTGCGCGAGGTGGGGTGCTGCCTCATCGGCCAGACGGCCCAGGTGGCGCCCGCGGACAAGAAGCTCTACGCGCTGCGCGACGTGACGGCGACGGTGGACTGCATCCCGCTCATCGCGTCCTCCATCATGAGCAAGAAGCTGGCGGAGGGCATCGACGCGCTGGTGCTCGACGTGAAGGTGGGCAGCGGCGCCTTCATGAAGACGGCGGACGACGCGCGCGTGCTGGCCAGGACCATGATTGGCCTGGGCGCGGAGATGAACCGCAAGGTCGTGGCCCTGCTCACGGACATGGACCAGCCCCTGGGCCGCCAGGTGGGCAACGCCCTGGAGGTTCGCGAGGCGGTGGACATGCTCCGCGGCGAGGCGCCCGACGACTACACCGAAATCACCTACGCCCTCACGGCGGAGATGCTGGTGCTGGGCAAGAAGGCCGCCACCGTGGAGGAGGCGCGCGAGAAGCTGCGCCGCTCCGTGGAGGACGGCAGCGCGCTCAGGAAACTCAAGGAGATCGTCCAGTCGCAGGGCGGCGACCCGCGCTCCATCGACGACTACTCGCTCTTGCCCACGGCGAAGGCCACGACGGACGTGGTCGCGCCCCGGGACGGCTTCGTCACCGGCATCCACACCGAAGGCGTGGGCCTGGCGGCGGTGGCGCTGGGCGCGGGGCGGCAGCGCGTGGACAGCCGGATTGATCCCGCCGTGGGCTTCACGCTGCTCAAGAAGGTCGGCGAGCCGGTGAAGCAGGGCGAGCCCGTGGTGCAGGTGCACTACAACGACGCGGCCCCCGTGGCGGACGTGAAGGCGCGGCTGCTCGCGGCCTACCAGTTTGGCGACCGGGCGCCCGCGGCCCGCCCGCTGGTGCTGGATCGGCTGGAGTAGGCGCGCCCCGCCCGGCAAGGCTCCCCCACCATGGCCCCTTCGTTCCGAGACCTGCTGTCGGAGGTAAAGAAGGAGATCCGCGAGGTCTCCCATGAGCACGTCCGCCACCTGCTCGATGCGGGCACGGCGGTGAAGCTCATCGACGTGCGCGAGGGCGACGAATACGCGGGCGGCCGGCTCCCCGGGGCGCTGCACATCCCCCGGGGCTACCTGGAGCTGCGCATCGAGGAGCAGGCCGGGCGCGACGAGGAGGTCATCCTCTACTGCGCGGGCGGCACCCGCTCCGCGCTGGCGGCCCGGACCTTGCGGGAACTGGGCTACACGCGCGTGGCGTCCCTGGCGGGCGGCTACAACCGCTGGAGCGACGCGGCCTTCCCGGTGGAGAAGCCGGTGGTCCTCTCCCCGGACCAGAAGGAGCGCTACCGCCGCCACCTCATCCTCCCGGAGGTGGGGGAGGCGGGGCAGGCGAAGCTCCTGAAGTCCCGGGTGCTGCTGCTGGGCGCGGGCGGGCTGGGCTCACCCGCGGCGCTGTACCTGGCCGCCGCGGGCGTGGGCACGCTGGGCATCGTGGACGCGGACGTGGTGGACCTGAGCAACCTCCAGCGCCAGGTGCTTCACACCCTGGAGCGCCGGGGCCAGCCCAAGGTCCAGAGCGCGAAGGCCGCCATCGAGGCGCTCAACCCGGACGTGAAGGTGGTGCCCTTCCAGGAGCGGCTCACCACCGCCAACGTGGAGCGCATCCTCGCGGACTTCGACCTGGTGCTGGACGGCGGG
Proteins encoded in this window:
- the moeB gene encoding molybdopterin-synthase adenylyltransferase MoeB, with product MAPSFRDLLSEVKKEIREVSHEHVRHLLDAGTAVKLIDVREGDEYAGGRLPGALHIPRGYLELRIEEQAGRDEEVILYCAGGTRSALAARTLRELGYTRVASLAGGYNRWSDAAFPVEKPVVLSPDQKERYRRHLILPEVGEAGQAKLLKSRVLLLGAGGLGSPAALYLAAAGVGTLGIVDADVVDLSNLQRQVLHTLERRGQPKVQSAKAAIEALNPDVKVVPFQERLTTANVERILADFDLVLDGGDNFPTRYLLNDACVLAGKPNIHGSVFRFEGQVTTFLPGEGPCYRCLYPVPPPPELAPSCAEAGVLGVLPGLIGMLQATEALKLLLGVGESLSGRLLTFDSLGTRFLELKLRRDPECPVCAPGAKVTLIDYEHFCATGG
- a CDS encoding thymidine phosphorylase gives rise to the protein MQPYELIKAKRDGGRLDPSDIQAFIQAYTAGTVADYQMAAMCMAIFFKGLDARELGAWARAMLNSGEVLDLSDTPAIKVDKHSTGGVGDKVSLSLAPLAAACGVPVPMISGRGLGHTGGTLDKLESIPGFRVDLSTADYRRLVREVGCCLIGQTAQVAPADKKLYALRDVTATVDCIPLIASSIMSKKLAEGIDALVLDVKVGSGAFMKTADDARVLARTMIGLGAEMNRKVVALLTDMDQPLGRQVGNALEVREAVDMLRGEAPDDYTEITYALTAEMLVLGKKAATVEEAREKLRRSVEDGSALRKLKEIVQSQGGDPRSIDDYSLLPTAKATTDVVAPRDGFVTGIHTEGVGLAAVALGAGRQRVDSRIDPAVGFTLLKKVGEPVKQGEPVVQVHYNDAAPVADVKARLLAAYQFGDRAPAARPLVLDRLE
- a CDS encoding BMP family lipoprotein, whose product is MMLRPFHVLALAALLCACSKKTEEAPKAPSPSATATKPSEAKPLVVGLVIDVGGRGDHSFNDASLRGLELWAAGKKYEGGRYVDAPAGEVRQSISSDLASLAPEVKTLPIQPLVLQSKAQEDYAPNLQLLVEQGAKLTIGNGYLLANAVRDVATENPDARFLLIDSQLLDAQGKAKSLPNVRTVLFKEQEGSFLVGALAGLVTKTNKVGFVGGIEVPLIKRFDVGYRAGVRTTNPKAADALMGVYTGSFNSVSSGKEVAQDLIAKGADVIFHAAGTDGLGVIQAVKEARAAGKTVFAIGVDSDQSHLAPDAILTSMVKHSDLAVYQAAKDLVDGKLTAGEQVLGLKENGVGMADVRVDFPGKAEALQKVEALRQQILAGKLTVPGTTAELSSFQVAAP
- a CDS encoding ABC transporter ATP-binding protein, with translation MSLEDASLDIVPGELLAVVGENGAGKSSLMNVLYGLYHPDAGTFLMDGKPVRLKSPRDAIARGIGMVHQHFMLVPTLTVAENVVLGREPTRRGLLDLDRACDEVAATAKRFGFQLDPRARVDTLTVGSQQKVEIVKALHRGAQVLILDEPTAVLTPQESDELAQVMRGLVQQGRTVVLISHKLKEVLGVADRVAVMRRGRTVAEVRASETTVSALASLMVGEGSRGAALTGVPATSAPGPVEAGAGTHDARSTEAGVPSSEAGGPGASTAGPVVLDAKDLRARGDNGRPALQGVSLTVRAGEIVGIAGVDGNGQRELAEVLTGLRVLDGGEGTLLGGPLTGLTPARAKARGVGHVPEDRLARAVVKAMSVEENVALGRHRQPPFARGPWVDFKGRRERTNQLLTTYDVRPPDPTMALQAMSGGNQQKVVVARELDADPKLLVVVQPTRGLDIGAVAQVHARLREARARGAGVVMVSLDLEEVLALSDRVYVLYEGRVTGHFPRKDLDERELGRRMLGAESDHG